ACATTCAGAAAAATGTAGAGGCTGGTAGCGATCTGTCTGCTGCCATGTCGGAGTACCCACGTCAGTTTGATAAAACGTATGTGAACCTGATCAAGGCCAGCGAAGCCAGTGGTACGATGCCACAAATGTTGAACCGGATTGCCACACAGGCAGAAGAAGAACAGGAAACTATTCAACAGGTAAAAGGGGCCTTAATCTATCCGGCCATCATGTTGGTGATGTGTATTGGAATTTGTATTTTCCTGCTGACCTATGTTTTTCCAAAACTGATGCCTATGTTTGCAGCGCGCGGTGCTGCTGTACCCACGCCGACTAAGATCATGATTTTTGTCTCGACTGCCATTACTTCGTACTGGTATCTGATTCTGCTGTTTTTAGCAGCAATGAGTGGCCTGTTTTATTACGTGCGTTCTCAAGCCTGGGGTAAAGCAGCATTCGACTGGATCATCATCCGTCTTCCCGTTTTTGGTACCATGCTGAAAAAACTGGCTATCAGTCGGAGTATTCGTACGCTAGCAACGACCATCAATGCCGGCGTTCCAATGCTGGAAGCAATCGAGCTCAGTGCAGGTGTTTCTGAAAATGTCCATTTCAAACAGAGCTGGGAAGAGATCAGCGAGCAGGTCACAACGGGTAAACAGATTCATGAGGCGCTGGAAGGAAAAACGTTATTTCCTCCGACGATGCAGCAGATGATTGCCTCGGGGGAATCGACCGGGCGACTTGGAATGGTGCTGAATAAACTAAGCGATTATTTCGATCGCGATGTGAAAATTGCCATCAAATCTGCCACAACACTCATTGAGCCAATTATGGTAGTCTGCATGGGCTCAATCATTGGCTTTATTGCCTTGTCAATGCTGCTCCCAATTTTTACTCTCAGTACAAGTCATTAAGACGAAGGCGGTTTCTGATCCTTTTTTTCCAGATCAGGCTCGGGGTCAACTGGTGTTGAATCCGTTTTCGTCTCAGTATTGGAAGTCTTGTCTATCCCCGAAGGTTTCTCTGATTGAGTTGTTTCCGCGGCAGACTGCTCACCAACCCCGGCCGCAACTTCCAACAGCCCCTCAT
This window of the Gimesia fumaroli genome carries:
- a CDS encoding type II secretion system F family protein → MQFTYTARNTSGQNQSGELVADSRDDAVAKLRQDGLYLLALEEAETTAMEGLSAVRKKRVSRKDIIYFTNQLAIMVDAGVPVATALEGIAKQIENPTLAEILANIQKNVEAGSDLSAAMSEYPRQFDKTYVNLIKASEASGTMPQMLNRIATQAEEEQETIQQVKGALIYPAIMLVMCIGICIFLLTYVFPKLMPMFAARGAAVPTPTKIMIFVSTAITSYWYLILLFLAAMSGLFYYVRSQAWGKAAFDWIIIRLPVFGTMLKKLAISRSIRTLATTINAGVPMLEAIELSAGVSENVHFKQSWEEISEQVTTGKQIHEALEGKTLFPPTMQQMIASGESTGRLGMVLNKLSDYFDRDVKIAIKSATTLIEPIMVVCMGSIIGFIALSMLLPIFTLSTSH